A DNA window from Brassica napus cultivar Da-Ae chromosome A4, Da-Ae, whole genome shotgun sequence contains the following coding sequences:
- the LOC106379027 gene encoding dirigent protein 21: MDSTGIIKQEASQPLPLEIYEIPGEPAVVINGVPDEPQTDSMIAKDEPKPSSAATVGCGEWLEGREVRKFFLGQYYSGTVTKFDKGTGWYMVEYEDGDSEELDWSELEEVLLPMDVTVPLRSISLWILKNRQTQAQAYGSMPKRTRTIFAMARHVLLALFSALLLATAITTSEAFSRTVKAPYQAHKPKKLTHLHFYFHDIVSGAKPTTAIVAVGPATNTSASAFGMVVVIDDPLTVGPEITSEEVGRAQGMYASADQKSFGLFVAFNLVFTKGEFAGSTASLYGRNPVMSKVREMPIIAGTGAFRFGRGYAQARTFTFNTTSGNAVVEYNVYIWH; encoded by the exons ATGGACAGCACGGGGATCATTAAGCAAGAAGCATCACAGCCTCTTCCTCTCGAGATCTATGAGATACCGGGAGAGCCTGCGGTTGTTATCAACGGTGTCCCTGATGAGCCTCAAACAGATTCTATGATAGCCAAAGACGAACCAAAACCATCGAGCGCCGCCACTGTAGGATGTGGAGAATGGCTTGAAGGTAGAGAAGTTCGGAAGTTTTTCTTGGGTCAGTACTATTCCGGTACGGTGACAAAGTTCGACAAAGGCACTGGGTGGTACATGGTTGAGTATGAAGACGGGGATTCTGAAGAACTTGACTGGTCTGAGCTAGAAGAAGTGCTTCTACCTATGGATGTTACTGTGCCACTGAGATCAATCTCGTTATGGATCCTTAAGAATCGTCAGACACAGGCTCAAGCTTATGGATCCATGCCGAAACG AACAAGAACCATCTTCGCCATGGCTAGACATGTTCTTCTTGCCCTGTTCTCAGCTCTTCTTCTTGCAACTGCCATCACAACATCGGAAGCTTTCTCAAGAACAGTGAAGGCACCATATCAAGCACATAAGCCGAAGAAGCTAACCCACCTCCACTTCTACTTCCACGACATTGTCTCCGGAGCCAAACCAACCACGGCCATAGTCGCTGTGGGTCCAGCTACAAACACATCTGCATCCGCTTTCGGTATGGTTGTAGTCATTGACGACCCATTGACCGTTGGACCCGAGATCACCTCAGAGGAAGTAGGGAGAGCCCAAGGGATGTACGCATCGGCCGACCAGAAGAGTTTCGGTTTGTTTGTGGCTTTTAACTTGGTGTTCACAAAGGGTGAGTTTGCCGGTAGCACGGCGTCGTTATATGGTCGGAATCCGGTAATGTCGAAGGTGAGAGAGATGCCGATCATCGCAGGCACGGGTGCTTTCAGGTTCGGAAGAGGATATGCACAGGCCAGGACTTTTACTTTCAATACTACGAGTGGAAATGCTGTGGTTGAGTACAATGTCTATATTTGGCACTAA